The proteins below are encoded in one region of Caulobacter henricii:
- a CDS encoding calcium-binding protein produces MTAYVFETITDTQAAGFVNGTDTLTFADQAATAAGVTYTLTDATPTTTAKIIVSYGTRTVTFESTALSEITFSDGSKFDIGSGTNVTGTAFADALYLTGAGTVDGGNGNDRISGSTGADSVIGGNGNDVITGGADADTLAGDNGNDLINGDSGADTLSGGNGIDTINGGTGADVITDGDGTAAADVFNGGNDADSITGGLGNDTINGDNGNDTLVAGAGTDTLFGGFGNDTVILNSAGSWAQGNQGNDIINGDAGLDTIYGGQDNDTIVGGGGNDFIQGNMGNDILNGDGGNDTIRGGQGNDVINDSAGNELIFGDLGDDTINSGAGNDNVDGGDGSDSIVGGDGNDTLAGGAGDDYITGGLGQDVMTGGTGADVFIFSPSTDATIADAGNSVSDIITGFTADDAMDFGLAGATSNYFEDTAASYTAALALANAKFAADLVVQFVAVQVGTDVYVFVDSQTAGTTTDNVVVLQGSTLADVSAASFVSLAS; encoded by the coding sequence ATGACTGCCTACGTTTTTGAAACCATCACCGATACGCAAGCCGCTGGCTTCGTGAACGGCACCGACACCCTGACCTTTGCTGATCAGGCCGCTACCGCTGCGGGCGTCACCTACACCCTGACCGACGCCACCCCGACCACGACGGCCAAGATCATCGTGAGCTACGGCACCCGTACGGTGACCTTCGAATCGACCGCCCTGAGCGAAATCACGTTCTCGGACGGCTCGAAGTTCGACATCGGTTCGGGCACCAACGTCACGGGCACCGCCTTCGCTGACGCCCTGTACCTGACCGGCGCTGGCACGGTTGACGGCGGCAACGGCAACGACCGCATCAGCGGCTCGACCGGCGCTGACAGCGTCATCGGCGGCAACGGCAACGACGTCATCACCGGCGGCGCTGACGCTGACACCTTGGCCGGCGACAACGGCAACGACCTGATCAACGGCGATTCGGGCGCTGACACCCTCTCGGGCGGCAACGGCATCGACACCATCAACGGTGGCACCGGCGCTGACGTCATCACCGACGGCGACGGCACTGCCGCTGCCGACGTGTTCAACGGCGGCAACGACGCTGACTCGATCACCGGCGGTCTCGGCAACGACACCATCAACGGCGACAACGGCAACGACACCCTCGTCGCCGGCGCTGGCACCGACACCCTGTTCGGCGGCTTCGGCAACGACACCGTCATCCTGAACTCGGCCGGCAGCTGGGCCCAGGGCAACCAGGGCAACGACATCATCAACGGTGATGCTGGCCTCGACACCATCTATGGTGGCCAGGACAACGACACCATCGTTGGCGGTGGCGGCAATGACTTTATCCAGGGCAACATGGGTAATGACATCCTGAACGGCGACGGTGGCAACGACACCATCCGTGGCGGTCAGGGCAACGACGTCATCAACGACTCGGCCGGTAACGAGCTGATCTTCGGTGACCTCGGCGACGACACCATCAACTCCGGCGCTGGCAATGACAATGTCGACGGCGGCGACGGTTCTGACTCGATCGTCGGTGGCGACGGCAACGACACCCTCGCGGGCGGCGCTGGCGACGACTACATCACCGGTGGCCTGGGCCAGGACGTCATGACCGGTGGTACCGGCGCTGACGTGTTCATCTTCAGCCCGTCGACCGATGCCACGATCGCTGATGCCGGTAACTCGGTGTCGGACATCATCACCGGCTTCACCGCGGACGACGCCATGGACTTCGGTCTGGCTGGTGCGACTTCGAACTACTTCGAAGACACCGCCGCCAGCTACACGGCCGCTCTGGCTCTGGCGAACGCCAAGTTCGCTGCTGACCTGGTGGTCCAGTTCGTGGCCGTCCAGGTCGGTACCGACGTCTACGTGTTCGTTGACTCGCAGACCGCTGGCACCACCACGGACAACGTCGTCGTCCTGCAGGGTTCGACCCTGGCGGACGTCTCGGCCGCCTCGTTCGTGTCGCTCGCTTCCTAA